The sequence CGACGGCCCGCAAATTCAAAACATTCGCTCACCCACCTTCGGTCTTGTGCGTTGTCTCTTAAACAGGGGGTGGTCCATGAaggggtccatggaccgggtccacaggggtggtccatggacctaGGGaccatgttttgtatacgtccgAAATGTCATGTTATTTTactatcgttaattttcttgcttaaatGTTTATCTAAATCGGTTTTTATAAGGATTAAAAGCCTCGGAGAAACAGAACATCTGTTCTCGTTCAGTTTAAGTCTGCCTCAATTCTGACAGAGAGACAAATATACCATTTGGTTTCATTCTTCAACGAGTGTTTTTCACTTGCAGACTCGGGAAATCTATGATTTTGGTGGCGCTGAGAAGACCCTCACAGCACTGATCGGAGAGCCAGTCTTTCGTAAGTTTCAATCTATGTGTTGCTATGATGCCGTACAAAAGAATCGCTCAGTTATTTTAGCATAACGACGGTTAGGTAATAGAAGTTATAGGAGGCGCTCACTGGTGTTCGGGGCGCAGCACGCGTGACACACGAGAGAAGAGAGAAAGGGAAATTATTTCATGTTACGTTGTACACCCTTCGCAAAGCATTTGATCCTTAAATTCCTGTTGTTTAAGGGAATAGACAGCAAACATAGTTATGAATGGATACGCAAGCAGATCCAAGACCAAGACGTGTGAACAAGAAGATAACAAACATATCGAATGCATAGACTCACCACGAAAAAGCGGACCGTCAGAGCTAGTATATAATCATTCTCTGTTCCCCATGCGATCATATCAAGTTGTCGCTTCTCCCTCCTTTTACGATTCTCAGACCCTCTTCGCATCGTGCGATCCTGATACCAGTTCATCAGATTCGTATTCTGCCACCACCTGCCATCCGTCCTTGCTCTTTGCTTTGGCCGCTTCCCTATCAAACGATTTCTGGCTGCGTGCGTTCTCGCTGCCTTGGATTTCAACACCAATGCATTCGAGGATGGCACCCAACTCGCGTTTAGCTCGAATGGGATTTAATCCTTTTGAACCTTTCGTTGAGCAACCTTATAGTTTTTGTCGATTTTTTTCTCACTGAACCACGTTACGACTTAATGTAAACACCCACGCATAAGAGCCCACCTCATTGGAAGAAAGGCTCAACCGCCTCTTTTTATATAATTGGTTGTGAACTGGGAAATTAAGCTGCTCATGCACGTTCTTGAAAAGCCGTATTTTCCAATGACTTTAAGGTTGTTGGTTACTTGTGGATGCGGCCAATTAATCAGTACTGTGCAAACATCAATGCATAAATTAATCAGTGCATTAATTTAATATTAACATGTTCACACAGAGACATTTATGCCCGCTCATCGTCTCATTGTCAGTGTTTTGGTGTCCAGTTAATTAGTAAATGGTAGACTCTATTTTACTTCAGCGTAAATTCAGTGTTCCCCTGCATTTCTCAAAACATGAATCTGTTCAAATCCTGGtcccagttgttgaaagggaGGAGAGCGCTGTCCAcgggataaatcactatccagtgaACATgcctatcaaaattaattgagtcaTCTAGTAGATATATATAGTGCATGCTATCTACCCTTCGAACAATTGGGGCCTGGTCTATAAAAAGGTACTAAGGAAGTCTAAATCGGAACAATCGTAGCCTAAGAGGTTCTGAAAATCTAGTAGAATTTACAGTACTCGACATAAGCGCCCGAACACACGTTCAAGGCTGTAGCAGCTTTTTATTAAACACAAAACGAGCATAGTAACCTCCGCTGGCAACTGAGCTTATTCCAAGACCACACTGAACATGTCAGTACTTGATTCATACTAGCCAGCTGACGATCAAGAGAGCATCATATGATTCTAAGAGAATGTGTGTTCAATGAAGTGTCGGTCATTCATCGTGGTTCTTACTTTACTTTCAGATATTTTCCGAACACCGCATCAACTGCAATAGCAACATGCTCGCAAATTCTACAGTGAATAATTCAACAAACTCTACATCTACCTTTGTCAGCAATAGCGACATTTCAGCGGGTCCACCTGGTATTACTATTTACACTCAAGTCACATACTCCCTCGTCGCATCCGTCGCATTCATCGGAAACATGCTcgtcatttcttttttctggcAAGATCCAAAACTGTTGAAGAAATCTTACAACATTCTGATTCTGTCTCTGGCAATAGCTGATGTTTTAACTGCCATTTGTTTGGTTACCAATCCAGGTTTCGTTCTTGGCGATGCCTTTCCTTATGCAGAAAATCAACTGCTTGGTAAAATATCCTGCTTTCTAATTTGGAGTCGTGCGTTTCTTTTCCAGTTGCCAATTTTCTCGGTGTACATTTGCTTAGCGTTGGCAACCGAGCGATGGTATGCTGTAGTTAAGCCAATGAAGTATCAATCCACCTTCAACAAAAAGAACACTCTGCTTTACATCGCCTCGTCTTGGGTGTGGTCGCTGATTCTCGTTTCGAGTGGCTTCTTTCAAGTCGGCTACGTGGCTTCAAATCCTCGAAACCGGCGGTGTATGTGGCTCGTCAACTGGGCTGAGCCGTCGACCCGGAAAAGCGTGGCCGTGATCCAAGTTCTGTTGAGGATGGGGTTTCCCTGTTTCACAATGCTGGCGCTGTATGCACACATGCTGTTCAAAACTAGGAAACCCGGTGTGGCATCTGCAGAGAGAAGAGCTAAAATGCGCGGGAAAATCACGCATATGATCGCTGCCACGTGCACGATGCTGATCATCTTTTTGGCACCAGGTCAGATCAATTACGCTTTAGCGATGACAGGGAATTCACGACTCGATACCAAAGTCCATCATGTTTTATCGCTACTGGTGTTCATCAACAGCTGTGTGAATCCATTCATTTATGGCCTGAGCAACAAAAGCTATCAACATGGGTTCCGAAGATTTCTGTGTCCTTTCTGCAACAATACTGCAGGAAACCCAAACCAATTAGTCTTGAACCGGCGTGGAATTCCTGCAGACCGAATCACAGTAGAAGAAATCAACCTAAGGAAACCAGTTCAATAAAAATGACTGACACAAATACGCAGTGAATAAACTGCGATTTTCCTGAGCTCCACCCTAAACCCACAGCTTCGAATATCGACCTGCGGGCGAGAATTTTAGCATCTCTTCATACTGAGATTTCACCGGCTTTGGAAATTTTTCAGATCTTGATGTTCATGAAATGAAAGAGATGATTCGAAGTAAAATATTTCATTGTGTTCTGACCATCAGTAAGTCCCGACATTATTTTACAACTCAACAACACTTCAACatggcaaattggtcatttCTCCCTCAGATCAGCTATTCCCGATGTTTCATCACCGAGCatatcaaatttaaattttactctGCACTTCTATCCCAGACTTCTGGCTCTCCGCTTCCTTTCTCGTGTTCTCTCAATATCCCGCGTCGGTTTATTACGCTACTGACTCTTGTCGAGAACGATTTCGCATTCAAAACGCAAGTTTTCTTAGTAAGAGCCAGAAGAAAAGAGACCAAACAAGGTAGaggccaaaagaaaaaaacaaccttTGATTAATCAAGCAGAACAAACTAGCGAGTTACAATTGCTGCTCAATTAAATGTCTGAGTTTTAAACTTTGTACTTATGTAATTCCAAGAAAAATTGTAGTAGTCTTGTGACTCTTtcaacacttcttttgttaacAGCATCTGAGTTGAACTTAtccaaatagaaaaaaaaacaaatggtaTATTAGATTGATTAGCACAAATGTGAAGTGAAGCCTCTTCTTAGAAGAGGGAGAAAATAATTCATACCCCGGATCAAGCCAgggttttttttgctttactaGGCAACAAATGGGAGCCAACTGTTTCTTCCTTGAACTGAACTTCATTGCTTATAGATAGCAAGTGTCAGTATTGAACTAGTGAGTAAGAGCTGCAGTAAATCTTAATTTTAGGGCATGTGATAACCTCTGATTTACTGTATGAATAAAACTCAATCATTCTCCTTCAGTTTCTTATGTGGTGTGAACTGATTCATATCAAAATACCAGGTTTTATGCAGTAATTTGGCAATCAGTCACGGGCAAATATATCAGACCAGCAattgtttgtaaatgttgacctgtTTGTTTGTATGCGAGAAAGGGCAAATTAATTGTTCTGCAATTAAAGAGACTGGCCACTCACGTTGAGTTTAATGTTGCATATTTGTGTTCGATAGAATGCTtactatttacgtcgtttttcagtcccgcgggCCTTACCGTGTCCCACGGGTATTGATTGTGAATGCTGGGTCATTTCACGTATCAAGGTGAAAAAAATCAATCACTCCTtacacctctactacaaatgttgtatgtggattgagtttcagtcgatctcaacctgacttcgagggtttcctccgggcactccggtttcctccctcatcaaaaattgactcctagtctGCTCCAATTCGATTGAATGCAGGATGAGGGCCACAAGTTCATAAGCCTTTGGCTATTAAGTGCTACCCTCTTTAAATAAAGGCTTCCTCTCCTTCAAAATGGTACAGGAGTGTTCAGtcagtaaaaaaaatgataggCACAAGTGATGCTGTTAGTGACAAagtattttttgcaggttggAGCCAAGATTTCCGATGAGAAATAGACTCAAGCAAAAGCTTTTGGAATTCAGAGTAAACAAGGGATATTTTAAGATTGGATCAgactttacatttttttatttctctgtATATTTTACagcaaataaaaggaaaaaaattcctgGAAATGAGGGAGAAGAGGGGACTCACAAAACAGTGACATGGGTGATCCTTGTACCTTTTACGGGCTAAAGTTTGGCTTTATTAACCCCTAGGATACTGAAATCTTCAATGAGTTCCATAAGAGGCATGGCAGTACCTTTTTTGGATATTGTGCCAAAAGCATCTGAGAAATTAAATGTCAGTCAACTTATTTGGTACCTCAAAGGAGTCCAAAAATTGTTGGGATGATGCCCTCAAAAACAGAATTCTGCTACCTTTTAAGTGTTCTTTTCAGCATTGCTGACAAATCCAGCACTGCAACTCAAACAACCGCAACACTGCACTGTAACCCCCACAACACTGCAACCCCCCACAACTGCAACACTCCAACCCCCCACAACTGCAACACTGCAACGCCCACAACCCCACCAGAGAAAACAACTTCCAAATTAGAGCCATTGTAGTGTAAAGGTGgatttatttgcattttttattaCATTGCTTGCCCTGTTAGCCTAACTGCTCTAGCTAATGTGATTCCCTCAGCCTGGTTAGCAAGGATAAAAATATTGCAATACCGGGATAACAGCTTACCAGGCTTGAGCACTTCTCGTGTAACAgcaatataaaattttgttcTATTAATTTCATAGACAGGCCAGATCTTGGTGAAGTTGGCCAGCTGACCGAATAAGACCAGCCTGAGAAAAGCAATCAGTccttaaattaataataaaataacacatttctaaataaaaaaaacaaaaacaaaaaaagattgttGATATTTTAACAAGCACATCAGGGGGATTGGTTGTGAAAGACAGCTGAGAACAGTATGCTGTGTAGAAATGTGCTCCTAAAGCAAAATTGCAGTTCCGTATAATATCGCTTTCCGTGGAGTGTTTTGGGTACTTACTTGGACCACAAGGGGTGCTTACTAAGTTCTTAAAACCACAAGACGACGTGCAAATAACGGATTCTGAACGACATCATACAAACACTCTCTACCCCAAGTCACCAAAATCTATAACGGAAACAGCCCTGACACACCAAGGCATCAAATTTCATCGAATGTAGTGCACGTGGttggaatccctgtgtgtaacgcaatcattctttaataacgtggcatttaggcatgtaaagtctgtacaaaatgatcctgttatcttttgaattgatgttttaacagactttttattctaacaaacgatgcccaataagcaaaggtgAGAGAACGTGTTGATTCTTATTGATAGCattaaaatctgtggtgcttttgacGGTCGTtatgtttacagttttacatgtaacgctcaaaGTATTGCTTTTGGGCggctagaatttatttaggccttggttatattattcacacatgcatttaacatgatataagcgaaataaacatgatttattcgcatctgtatgtaaggaatgattttataacttgtgcgaatcgaattccgtgtttaattgcgtgaccgtaaatttgacctttcaagtggatgtttcgagactccggaaatcacgtattttctgcagcttttgcaagttaaTTCCTTCTACTTTTCTCCTATAATAACCACTTTGTTAAAATCGATGTACCAATACGAGTTTTTTGTacttgtagtaatgcatgtttttcgaaaaatcgtccattttgaaaattccATAAAATATTCCAAAGcacaataaatatttcaaacagtaaatagaaatgtagcaacatccttctacttcaaTTTTGTAAAAAGTTCTTTCGATTCagtcctttctgaattttttagagatttttaaatgaagtaatctgaaaccacgtgaatttgcataaagttgcctcaaatcacaaaatcgtcgatttcttctaaaataaaaatccaatgaggtttttagtatttttcccattcataccttacctagggctatgtttgcATGTAAAACGGAGATCCAACGAAAAATCGCGGCTCGTATCTCCGGCGGAAAAGGCCTAGGGACGAGTATAGTGTGAAGGACGACAGGGTTAGGTTGCTCATTCAACGATTTGTTAGGATACCACGCAGACAGAGGGTAGAAAAGTTGGTTTTAGCTCACGTGGAAAAGGTTATGGCGATATCTGTTGGGTCATTTCTAGCTACATTTCCAAGAgctatatataataataataaaatctgGACTCAATTCTcaaaagccaatcaaaatagagGATCTCCTAATCACCTGCACAAATTTTCTCTAAAAGTAATTAACCTTGTCACATGACCAGCCGTTGCAAGTGGTTTTTCTCGCCCCTCCCCTCCATCGTAAAAGCTCTGGGAACAAGGTTTCCATGATTGGGGTGAAAAACTAAGACTTACGAAACATCGTTGAAGGAAAAGGGAAAAATGGCACACAGTTAATAGTCTTTAATTTTTCACAAGCCTTGCAAATGACAAGAAAATAAATGATACAAAACTTCAGGTATTATTTGCGTACAAAAGCATGAAAAATTATGCGTTTAAAAACGCCAATTCAGAATTATGCATCGCAAGACAGCGCGAATAGTGGCATCAACAGAAAAGCGTTCTTATGAATAATTTCATTCACCAtttgaataaattataatattttcaaaacgttatacaaataagaaaattatgaatgttttgcaaaaaatgTTGAATGCCCGGTGGACAGGAATGTTCTGCATGCACGTAAAAGCTTCCGAAGTTTGGTAAGAGCAGTATCAATGTTTGTAATTTTTCACGTTTATGATTAGAAGAGAGATTTTCTTTGAGGATTGCAAGAAGAGGGATGTTAAAGCGTCTAACTTGCCCCTTTGTCCTACAGGCTGGGTTGTGAATAGAACTGTTTTAAAAGATTTCAGTGTAACTGACGGGGTCCGCCGTCAATTGTACAGGATACCCAGAGATTTTCATTCCTCAGGGAAGcctttatgaaaaaaaaaaaacacctccCTCTCTTGGCAACTGTCATGAGTTTATCCACCAAAATAACACATGCTGTTCAGGCATGTGTTATTTTAAGAACTGTTGTTGGTCGGAGCTGAGTAACACTGAACACCTGCCTCGTCGTTTTAATGAGGCATTGTCTGTCCAGAGGAAGACGAACAAATCTTTTCAAATAACCACCAATTCTATCCTGCAAAAGCTCAACTCGGTTGAGATCTTTGCGGCAGAATAACATTTCTCACCAAAGCTCTTCACACCAAAGCCACACTCATTCCACGTAATCCTGCATTCGAATGGCTGGTTTACGAACTCTTCCTCGACTGGACACACCTATTATTTCATTATTAACCGAATCACTCTCGCTATCGGAATCATTTTCATTGTATCTTACACGACGCGCAGCCGAGTTCCTCCGTAAGCTCCTCCTCGCGGGAGCAATAGCGTTGGGTTGAGACGTTTCGCTTGTTCTTCGCGCGGAGCTCGTGCTAGAGTTAGCTCTATTCGAGCGCGCGTTTGTGGTAGACGCACGTTTAGTTCTCAACGCTACTGTTGGACGATGCGTTGGACGCGCCGTCTTACGGCGTGTTTGATGCCGCGAATCCTCCGTACTGTCATCGCTTTCTTCTTCCTcgtcctcctcttcttcttcgtcaTCTTCCTCTTCGTCTTCATCTCCTTCGCTATCGCCGCCCTGTTCTTCGTCTTCCTCTTCACTCCCCCCTTGTTCTTCCTCTCCAATCTCCTCCTCTTCCTccccctcctcctcctcctcctccgatTCCTCGTCGTTTACACTCGCATTCCGCTGCGCTAAGGAAGCACTCCTCCGAGTTGAGTATCTACTTGTTGAAGGTCCATTAGCAACTGTCTCTTCCTGTGAACTTTGACGAATCCTCGAGGCAGGAAATCTCATAACTAGTTCCCGCCTTGCACTCGACCTTGTCGATCTTGTAGGTCTTCCACTTGTCAATACTTCTGTTTCTTCAAAACTATTATCACTGTTTTGTTGATTGCGGGACTGCGAGATTGCCCGAACATTCCCTCGAGTTTCTGGTCTTTCGGAATGGTGCCTATGTCCATTTGTTTGCTCCGATTGTGTGGTTATAGCAGCGCGAGTGGCTACTGAACGAGTTCTAGTCTCCCGAGTGTTGAGCGAATCAGAGTTTGATCCTACATCTGAAGACGAGGCTGTGTTAGTTTGGCTTCCAGAACGTGCCATGCGCTGTCTAGGCACACCGCTGCTTCCCGGAGCGTGTGATTCCAGCAAACGAATTGTCCGCAGTCTTGTACGGCGGGCTCCACCAGATTCAGACTCGTACCAGTCGCTCAGGACATTGTCGATGCGATcctcaaacatggcggacagacGAATTGTCATACTATAAATctgaaaatgaaaaccaaaGGATGAAAGAAAAACCAATGGCAACGGGAACAATTCTGGAGGAAGGATGCAAGCAGCATCCCATGCTCGAATTCTTATTTGCAAAAGATTCAAGTAAGACATGATTACCCTTGATCTTGGTATTGTGTTATAGGTGCGGGAATTTGAAAAAATCAAGCGCACATCTCGCACAAAGACATCGGGGTCGGTATACAGGTTATTTTCCAGTCGATGATAGACCGTGCTGAAATCCATGGGTTCAGGAACAACTTCTGTGTAAtcctataaataaataaacaacaacagtAGCGAATCAACAAACTGCATTTATTGTCACATTCACCGGTGGAGGCAGGTTCGAATGATAAAGGCGCCATGACTTCAAATAAGCTGATCCCGTATTGAGAACTATTGGCAATACCCAATTCAACTCCTTAACTGTAGCTGTAAGAAGTCAACAGGTTTCGCAAACATAtcgtttgtttcattggcccgtGAAAGCCTCGATACGAGCGGTCAACTTTCTATACATTCACTTATGAACATTTGAGAGAGGAGTATCATGGAGCTGTCTTCACGCGAAGTTCAGATAACAGTTGTTAAGCAGCATTTGGAGCTTGAACTCCACCGCTTGAACTTTGTCGCCTTTAACGTTTCAAGCCACAAAGTTCATGGTGTGATGTATAAGTTAAAGCTCTAGAACGATCCGCAAACGGAGAGCTGCCAGCGATTACTTAACGAGTATAGACAAAGCGACATGTATCCTTTAAGTCACTTTTGGAATACTAACAATATCAGAGCCATCTACTTACAGGGAACTCGTTGAGGTCCACGGGGTGTCGAAACGGAGTTGCATCTTCACGTGATACCAGGAAATCCAACAGCTCATGAGCCGACTGCATCCACggctgaaaacaaagaaaatcatcaGGGTCAAATTTTCATGCGGCAATATGGGGCCAAAGTCGAGAAACGACGAGCCACTGGTCCGCCCATTTGGCAGGCTGTGGGGTAACAATTTTAACCACTTCGACAGTTAAGAAGCTCCTCGTTATCGCATCCGCAATTCTCTATCCTTCTGCCGCCTGGGTAAATATCAGGTTGCTGTCAGTGGTACGATGACGAAAATTTCACATAtctttttcgtgtttttttttttttttttttttttttttaaacagaactACAATGTTTATGACCTAATAAagataaatgtataaatttgaATCAggatatattattattattattattattattactattctaTCTCCTGTAACTTTATGGCCATTTACAACACAATTTTtgttatatattattattattattattattattattattattattgtgaagaaATAGCCCAGGTAAACTTGTCAGAAACAcgtccgccattactcaaatCGCCAAATGGTAGGCCCGTTATTATTTGTATCAGCGGTCTCCTTGAGAAGTTATCCAATCAAGAAAACACAGCAGAGCCATAGCATAACCTTTTCCAATGCAAGCGTAGACAAAAACACACGAAGAAGGATAAAACATGAACCTCCCACTCCTCTTCTGCATATTCAAGTAGCCACgcttgttttgatgtcttgattggatgaaaTCACATCGtccctcgacccaactctctcttttgaactcggccattttttaattgagtaatggcgggcaatcGTATCGAgaattcgtagttcaaaaagtAGGACATCTCGTCAAAGTCAAAATTTGGCATGGTGGCTACTTATAATACATACTTTCGAAATATACAAGAAAAGGTAGGGTGACTTTTTGATCGCAGTACcgctttaaaattgtttcaaagCAACAGCACCTGTGGAGGCGGCCGATCTCAGGGTGGATGTGGATACCTCTTCCCAGACAAATCTCTTTTCACATCTATTAGTCCTTGAGGCACCAGTTTCCAAGCTCATTAATTGATGAGTTTAGTTTTCCCGCACACTGAGTCGGCTCAGCGCTCTGGGCTCGGAGCAAGCGTAATGTAGCATATTTTCGATAACGTAGCTCTGTGAAACATCAAAGCTTGGTCTCAAAGACACGCCTGATATATTACTCTCGCAAGCCCTCAGGAAGAGGCACGCAATTCAGTTTTGCAGTGTCTCTGCCGTTACCTTGCTGTGAAACTCAACTGAATTGCATAGGAAAGAACGCAACCCCGCAAATTTCTCTGCTAAATTATTTAGTGAGTGGATTTTAAAACATTTCGAATGCCAGTAAGTTCGGCTAGTAGCTCTGTTGATCCGTCATCAATTTATCAGCCATACATTAAGACACACAATCCATTCGGCATCACAGTGACTGGCAGACATCAACACTGCTCTAACATTTTCTATGAAAAGCTGAACTACAGATATCAGATTTCTAACATTTTCATTGGCTTGCCGGACAcaggctatcagttcatatacctgct is a genomic window of Acropora muricata isolate sample 2 chromosome 8, ASM3666990v1, whole genome shotgun sequence containing:
- the LOC136925689 gene encoding neuropeptides B/W receptor type 2-like, whose amino-acid sequence is MLANSTVNNSTNSTSTFVSNSDISAGPPGITIYTQVTYSLVASVAFIGNMLVISFFWQDPKLLKKSYNILILSLAIADVLTAICLVTNPGFVLGDAFPYAENQLLGKISCFLIWSRAFLFQLPIFSVYICLALATERWYAVVKPMKYQSTFNKKNTLLYIASSWVWSLILVSSGFFQVGYVASNPRNRRCMWLVNWAEPSTRKSVAVIQVLLRMGFPCFTMLALYAHMLFKTRKPGVASAERRAKMRGKITHMIAATCTMLIIFLAPGQINYALAMTGNSRLDTKVHHVLSLLVFINSCVNPFIYGLSNKSYQHGFRRFLCPFCNNTAGNPNQLVLNRRGIPADRITVEEINLRKPVQ